Proteins found in one Corynebacterium zhongnanshanii genomic segment:
- a CDS encoding flavin-containing monooxygenase gives MSETKELPITSADAPLDLLIIGAGVSGVDLAHHISKDFPQWNWAIVDSNSDIGGTWNTFTYPGIRSDSDMATFAFPFKPWPHPNTLGSAEQIKTYVREVAQDAGVLDRLTLNTWISDANFHADKDLWEITGRQAAEGINNAEGLGASEDQQKTVTVWTKRVHFASGYYRHSSGFTAPIPGLSDFAGTLIHPQRWPDDVDVRGKKCVVVGSGATAITLIPSLHAMGAKTTMLQRTPTYIAPLPNSDQISALFKPLGARGNAIARNVHIYRDMAQYYLCQKFPRLAKGIFWLWARRYLSASSVKEHFRPPYNPWDQRVCKSPDGDFYQALQSGAEVVTGKIDTVVPEGVRLQDGRLVEADILIVATGLELQAFGATSIRVDNVEVDRPSMVAYRCLMLSNMPNLTYTIGYLNQSWTLRADMTSRYLVRLWKHMEANALTLAAPVVPEGMACDRPMMEMSSGYIQRSVHSLPRQGDADPWRMEQDYVRERKVIERGDVLKDMAFDDAARAAAVSATGPVASVA, from the coding sequence AACTTCCCATCACCTCTGCAGACGCCCCCTTGGACCTGCTGATCATCGGAGCGGGCGTGTCCGGCGTGGACCTCGCCCACCACATCTCCAAAGATTTCCCCCAGTGGAATTGGGCCATCGTCGATTCCAATTCAGACATCGGCGGCACCTGGAACACCTTCACCTATCCGGGCATCCGCTCGGACTCGGACATGGCCACCTTCGCCTTCCCCTTCAAGCCGTGGCCTCACCCGAACACGTTGGGTTCCGCCGAGCAGATCAAAACCTATGTGCGTGAGGTCGCCCAGGACGCGGGCGTGCTCGACCGTCTCACGCTGAATACGTGGATTTCCGACGCCAACTTCCACGCCGACAAGGACCTCTGGGAAATCACGGGGCGCCAGGCTGCCGAGGGCATCAACAACGCCGAAGGCCTGGGCGCCAGCGAAGACCAGCAGAAAACGGTCACGGTGTGGACGAAGCGCGTGCACTTCGCCAGCGGGTACTACCGCCACAGCAGCGGCTTCACCGCCCCAATTCCGGGACTGTCGGACTTCGCAGGTACCCTGATTCACCCTCAGCGCTGGCCGGATGACGTGGATGTCCGCGGCAAGAAGTGTGTGGTGGTGGGCTCCGGCGCCACGGCCATCACGTTGATCCCGTCCCTGCATGCGATGGGTGCGAAGACCACGATGCTGCAGCGCACCCCCACGTACATCGCGCCGCTGCCGAACTCGGACCAGATCAGTGCTCTGTTCAAGCCTCTGGGAGCGCGCGGCAACGCCATCGCCCGGAATGTGCACATCTACCGCGATATGGCCCAGTACTACCTGTGCCAGAAGTTCCCGCGCCTGGCGAAGGGAATCTTCTGGCTGTGGGCTCGCCGCTACCTCTCCGCCAGCAGCGTGAAGGAGCATTTCCGTCCGCCGTACAACCCGTGGGATCAGCGCGTATGTAAGTCTCCGGATGGTGACTTCTACCAGGCGCTGCAGTCCGGCGCGGAGGTCGTGACCGGAAAGATCGACACGGTCGTTCCCGAGGGAGTGCGCCTGCAGGACGGCCGCCTGGTGGAAGCGGACATCCTGATTGTCGCTACCGGACTGGAGCTTCAGGCTTTTGGCGCCACCAGCATCCGGGTGGACAACGTGGAGGTCGATCGTCCGTCCATGGTTGCCTACCGCTGCCTGATGCTGTCCAACATGCCGAACCTGACGTACACGATTGGCTATCTGAACCAGTCCTGGACGCTGCGTGCGGACATGACCAGCCGCTATCTCGTCCGCCTGTGGAAGCACATGGAGGCCAACGCGCTCACCCTGGCAGCCCCTGTGGTGCCGGAGGGCATGGCCTGCGACCGCCCCATGATGGAGATGAGCTCCGGCTACATTCAGCGCTCCGTGCATTCCCTGCCCCGTCAGGGCGACGCCGACCCATGGCGCATGGAGCAGGACTATGTGCGCGAACGCAAGGTGATCGAGCGTGGCGATGTGCTGAAGGACATGGCGTTTGACGACGCTGCCCGCGCCGCGGCCGTGAGCGCGACCGGCCCTGTTGCATCGGTTGCCTAA